In a single window of the Kwoniella shandongensis chromosome 5, complete sequence genome:
- a CDS encoding 40S ribosomal eS21 domain-containing protein, giving the protein MENDKGVLVDLYIPRHCSATNRLITAQDHASIQIQIADVDADGKAIKGQATTIAICGKIRAQGDSDDSINRIATKEGLLKNVWSYSR; this is encoded by the exons ATGG AGAACGACAAGGGTGTCCTCGTTGACCTTTACATTCCCCGACACTGCTCTGCTACCA ACCGACTCATCACCGCCCAAGACCACGCTTCtatccaaatccaaatcGCCGACGTCGACGCTGACGGCAAGGCCATCAAGGGTCAAGCTACCACCATCGCCATCTGCGGTAAGATCAGGGCTCAGGGTGATTCCGATGACTCCATCAACAGGATTGCCACCAAGGAGGGTT TGTTGAAGAACGTCTGGTCTTACTCCCGTTAA